In Lycium ferocissimum isolate CSIRO_LF1 chromosome 7, AGI_CSIRO_Lferr_CH_V1, whole genome shotgun sequence, the sequence TAAAGTCCCACATAGATATGATTAAAttctttttgtttctatttTGGTTTATCGGGGCATAATTAAATACACATGAGACAAAAAAGTCATTATAGTGTATATTGTTaggatatactattaaccatgcgGTTTGATCatagtattatttttatttcttttggaacaattgtttatttatttattcaattcaataaagTCTTAATTTAAATAGATCATTTGTTCATGTGTgccctttacttatatagtagacgATTTAGTGTATGGAGTTTTAGCTCATACGCGGAAGATTAAAttgtcggttcttataagttatAAAGTTAATGTTCACAATCAAAGATGAATCTTGGGCAAAGTATCTTGATGATTGTAGCATAAGATTAAAATATAATCTATCTTGATTATGGGAATGGTTATGTTCCAACTTCTTATGCTAGTACATTTTTGTGTGTATTGAatggaccaagtagagataagtgttttgtctttgaatatatataaaactaCCTCTCTAGCTCATTAAATGttcttatactcttaatcttgatatgatTGTTGTGATCAATGTGCTtcgttcattattttgatttattaaaaggtacgactcaaccGCAAAGTTAATGTATTCTGGTAAATTGGACAATGGCAAAGTGCATTTGTCAAATAacaattagttgatagaatccgtGTCTCGAccttgagattgatgatacccctttatggatgcttataagttttcatgtgaaaaccacagtggattttgtatccgtcatGAAATAAGTTAAGCGGAAGTATAAAGGATTAGATTAGtcgatgaattaaattgtcagtaatttgatttatttgattggtgtctgtaatcttaacatggggagttaaataagtttttaatgaATGATTTCGAAATTAAACAGAGAGTGCAATTACAGGTTTCTAGTGGAATAAATCGTAATTTATTGTGGAAGGATTAATTCATCCACATTCCGAATTAATACCacaataggaagcctcgttattAAATCGTAGTCCCTAACATGTGCTCGAATATTCTAGAAcaaggaaaaataaaaggagaaataATATCCTTGGTGGGTTAGGAAAAGGGCTACACGTTTTTAGGTAAGGTTTTACCATAAAACGTGTGTATATAAAGAAAGCCATAAAACCCTAAGCGATATTATTATTCCGGAGCCGAATACTTGCCACTCAAGTATTACGTTCAAAAGTCTTCGGATACACAAGAGAAGATCGTAGACCTGAGAACAAGACGCAATTGAAGCACTGTAAAAATGTGCCTTCAAAAGGTTAGTGTTACGATCTCGTATTTGATTGTGTTTATACGGTTACATGTAAGAATATGATCTTGGATGTTTGCTTCCGCTGCGTATATATGCCTATTTTCCATCATATATATCGTATCTAAATAAATTAGACCTTAAAAGTTTGTCTAAAAGATTTATCCAAACGGACCTAACACATGATTGGCGTGTGGGGCTAGCAAAATTGTTGtccaaaaagagaaagaagggccTTGATAATGCTTAAATAGAGACATAGAGTAaaccaataatattatatatatgaatcCTCTCCATACTTTTTGGAAGCAAATAAGAATGGgagaaaatatacatattacaAACTGGTAATAAAAGTCAAGATGATTCTTTGCCGTCCTCCCTCCATTGAGCACTTtgatcagaaaaagaaaaacagaaaaaaatgaagtgaagaattaaaaaaaatgaagtctGGTTGGAAATCTAGGCATACATTTAATCGCATTTATTGAAGTGAGGTGTTCAGTCGTGCATGGGGCTGAGCTTGAGATCCCAGAAGCTACGCCTACAGCTACGGCTATGGCTGCGTTTAAATTTAGGTAGAAATTTGGGTCCCCGTGTGTGGtataatggaaaataaaatattttcggTGGAAATGTTTTCCGCGGAAAATCTTTTCTTGGAAATaagttattttcttattttttactattattatttttgataagtaagtaaatcttatatattttgttaaaactatttatatgtaatctaaaAAAATACTATGAGGTGGATGGAATTGGGAGTGTGGGTCGGGATGGCGTGCTCGATAATCTAGGGGTGAGCAGTTGGGGCCATTTGGGGGGTGGGAGAGAGGACAATCAACTTAGAATGTCAATTACGAAACTTGTTTTTTCTAATGTCACCGTGAAATTATTtcctaatttttaagaaatttattgTCCTAGAGGAAAAATATTATGACCaaccaaatatgaaaaaaaataaaaaaatactctGTTAATACTTTAGCTTATATATGCCCTTCTGTCAAATACTTGGTCCAATATGTTCTTTCTCAAAATGGTTCCCCACTTAACCTAATTACAATATTAATTAGTCAATTCGCATCAGATCATGACATGTGACATAATCTAAAAGCCTTAGATAGGGGAGTTCATGGGTTGGTTTGGATCGATTTTAggttaaaaccaaaatcaaatcaatctagtcagtttttaaaattattaatatcaaaccaaactaaatataatacatatccatCGCTTTGGTTGtagtcggtttggttcggtttgggttgCGTTttcgatttttaagaaaattaacggtatttctctctttcatgtttttttcctacaattatgagagaattttctatcatttttcaaattataattagttattaccctttattgtggtagctattgtttcttgcattatggagaaaatgtcttaagatttataattttaattatgtgaataaagtttataagaaatacaaaaaataaatctaggCAAATCTCATAgagttgtttctttgaataaatgagcTTAAATTCatggatttttttatttatttttaaatcggCTTACAGTATaaagttcattagcctattagagataaatcaaattttgcttaaaaagtatataaattatTCAAAAGTATTTGTAAAAACCAATatactgtatatatataattataaaaattatgtataaaatttgtcagttcggttcggttttttcttcggtttgcttttagtaaaaccaaaaccaaaccaaatattaatggtttttaaaatttaaaaccaaaccaaaccttACCCAAGTACATATTGATTTATTTAAtcggtttgattttgattttcgaTTTGGATCGATTTTTCACCAAACCGTGAACACCCCACGTTACACATACCAAGCCCCATATGAATGGAACATTTGGTCACACGGGCCTGTTTTGAGGGCATCGTTGGCCCATAAAAAATCACATCAGAGGACCCGCATAGCATAGAGAGCAGAAGAAAATATGACCAACTTGAGAGATACGGATCATAATTTAGATCTAAAAGTTGAGAGAAAATATAGTGTATTCCGCTATTTATTTTAGGTGGGCATTTTTTAGATGAAAAATTAGAGTCTTTGGCCAGCCACGGTTTGGGTTTCTCTTCCATCAAGTGGTTTAAGTCTTTCTTCACTTTTACTTCTCTTTGATTGTATTTAAAATTTACATCAAGCAAATCAATCAAAGGGAAATCTCATCATTATAAACTTCTATTACATTATCATGAACTAACAAGACAACTTATGAACAAACAAAAAACATAAAGCTTTAGAACTCTAATGGGCCGAATATGCTCTTAAAGTAAGCGCGTGAGAccaaaaatatcattcatacGAGGTCGGGTAAGTCAGGTCTCTTAAGACTATGAGTCTATGACACGTGTCAAGATCTAGTGCTAAATGACTCTCTTATTTAGTAATAAGGTTACTTGGGGAGACCGTTTAAAATAAGGATATTTTGGACCAAATATTTGACAGTAAGAGTATCTGTTAAAGTACTATTAATGGGGGCCAAATCTGTTCAATTTCACATAGTACGAGGgcatatttgaaccttttccgTTTAACTTATACATGCTGGATGTATTGTAGAGATTTTGTACACTATAGTGCAATTTAACTGATCATTGTAAGATTATCATTCTATTTTTTAAatctatcatatcatattaaATAGCGAGAGTATGTATTTTTATAGGGCAATCCAATGGAtagtataaaaaattattaaattatcaGTACATAATGTacttaataaagaaaagaaaggtggGAATGTTAAGTTGGAAAAACTCTCCATTGTAATCAATGCTGTAGGTCCTTTACCAACTTTCTTGGAAAAATCTAAGTcgatctttctttttcttgctccTATTCTCTTCTGGAGTTCTAATGTGAATACAACCACTAGCGTCTGTATTTAATTTTGAGCTGTTAAATCAGTGTGTTTGATGATTGCGTCTCTCATTCTTATCTGAATAAGACCTGCATCCATATAAACAAGACAAGTATTTATTATCAAAAGGTGTCTAAGAATGATCCAGACCACTGACTTTGTGATTagtattttttccttttcgtaTCTGTCAGTCTAACATGCCATAAAAATTGGAGAGGATGAGTATGATTTTTGACCTTTCTGATGATGATTACAAACAGAAAGTGTATGATGAAAttaataaattagaaaagtatgCTCGTAAGCCTACTCAAAGGATGTTTTACTATCCTCGTCTCACTCCCCAAGAAGTGTTATTTGAAGAACAGGAGTATATTTTGAATAACAGTTATAATGGTAAACATATTTATGAGTGGAATAGTGATGGTTATACCAAAAGACAGATTTATACTGTTGTACATAGAATGATCATGTACAGTACAATTTGCAAGGCAAATAGTAACGGTGATAGGAATATTGCTAAAATGATTATTGCTGGTTTTATTGGACAATTAAAAGGATGGTGGGATAATTATTTGATCCAAGATCACCGTAATAGGATTTAAATGTTGTCAAAGATGAATCAGGTACAGCAGGAACCACCCCAGGACAGAATGTTGTCTATTCTTTGGTTATTAATATAATAGAACATTTCTTTGGAAGATGGTCTGataatagtgaaaatattaGGACTATGCTTCAGCATTTAAGATGCAAAACCCTTATATCATTTAGGTGGTATAAGGATGTATTCCTTAGTAGGGTTATGGAGTTACCTGAGTGTAATAACACCCATTGGAAGTCCAAGTTTATAGTTGGACTGCCTAGCCTTTTTGCAGAAAGAGTTAGGAAAGCTCTTACAAAAGGAGAAACTAGCATCAATTATGATGAATATACTTACGACAAGTTAATAGGTACTTGTATCCAAAAAGGTTCATCTTTATGCAATGAGATTAAGCTGAATCAGTAAATCAAGAGACATCGTCTAAATGAAAGATAACAATTAAGAGAATTTTGTGGACAATTGGAGATTTCAAAAACCAAAGAGACTCGTAGGCATAAGAAGATAAAAAGGATTTTCAAGCTTGGAAAGAGAAACGCTTGGAAAAGAAAGCAAGAAGCAAaaaggaattcaagaaaaggagaaattttatcaagtccaaaaattcaaaatcttGCTAGAAATGTGGCAGGACAGGTCATTATTATAAAAACTGCAAAGTCAAGCAAAAGATTAATAGTCTTAACATTGATGAAGAGTTAAAGGACACATTATCCAAATTATTATTGAATTCAGAACCAGAAGATTCAGGTTTGATTCGGATACATCAGAGAGTTCTACTTCAAATGAAGATCTCACAGTCCttgaaaatgaaagttataTTTCTTCGGATTCTGATGAGGAACGTGCTCGAGTTCTAATGTGAATACAACcactagaaaaaaatttaatatgtgcCTCACACAACTAATATTAGTTGTGTGGGGCTCCATTTtgtgagacaaaaaaaaatgaacctaAAATTTGTAGATCCATTTAGTGTAAGATGTGAGTTCATTTTTTATCTCACAAAAAGATGTCTCACGGCATACATTAAAACTTTTCAACTACCAGCGTTTGTATTTAATTTTGAGCTGTTATATCGAAGTGTTTGATGATTGCGTCTCTCATTCTTATCTGAATAAGACACCTGCATCCATATAAGCACAACTCATCTAAGTATTTATTATCAAAAGGTGTCTAATAATGATCCACACTCCACTGACTGTCTGACttattgattaattttttttccttttcgtaTCTGTCAGTCTAACATTGCCAAATACTAATGTTTATATTAAATCTGTCAACTCAGAATCAGTATATCTAGTTTGACAAAATCTTGACCTTCaagtatattaaaaatattttgattattctaGAACCATTTTCAAATTAATACTTTTCAGAACAATTATATTCTAATATAATAAAAGTTATTGCTCATCAAGTCTTTAACCCTGCAGTCTAACTTCTTAGTCAaatactggaaaaaaaaaaaaaaatcttagtcAAACTACTATCAATCTTTCGTCGgcatataatattaaaaaaaaaaaaaaatgtggtgCACTACTAAACACGTCTAGTGTCTGATTTTCATGTTcttttactaaaaataaataacaccGGCCTTATgactaaaaaatgaatttgaactTTTAGAAATTAATCCAAATAATgtggggcaatttgcaggattgcccttcgctgaggtggtctttaatttttatccctcaaaatggtggtctttaaatttgtaacgacctgtttagtcgttatagtcttttagGCATTTTCGCTCGTTCCCAatcattgattagctcacttttgacccgaggggaccgttgacacgcttcctgaGGTATCTAGACCGGATTcaggcaacttttgtgaaaacataggcttaaagtgaaaaatggttgactcaaagttgacttttgggcaaacgaacctttGTCGGAATTATGTCGaatccgagaggtccggatggtcgtttagaacttgtttgtgtagttggttcggttcctaatgcacttggatgcatttcgggacttgggttgggaatttcggattaaggcatcgggggttgacccggtcaacgagacctccgtggggacttccgaggccacgggcgcgttcgtagcacgtttttatgtgggtctatgtgtatggcatgtgagcagatggcctcgggaattagaCGGAAAATCGAATCGAATTGCGAAATTTGGGAAGTTTTCAGGTGTcagcggcaccagcaccgcagCAGCGGTACCGTTAGGGCGGTAACCCTGACGCTGAAGCGATCCAAGCGTTTTAGGCTTGACCGCTGGGCCGGCGCCGTTGGGGCAGTCCCAGTACCGCTAAAGCGGGTGACAGGCAGTTAGTGACATTAATAAAGTGCTAGACGGAAAATCGAATCGAATTGCGAAATTTGGGAAGTTTTCAGGTGTcagcggcaccagcaccgcagcagcggtaccgctggggCGGTAACCCTGACGCTGAAGCGGTCCAAGCGTTTTAGGCTTGACCGCTGGGCCGGCGCCGTTCCCGATCCCGCCCCGCTAAAGCGGGTGACGAAAAGTGATTAGTGacattaataaagtgttaaaagcccttagaccctcattatgtcccatttcgatatttgagcttgaatAAACTATTCTTAGGGATATTTGGAGGagaatcttggaggtaaatcttgcccatttcttcattcttcctttaatCCATTATAATGTTAGattccccttttcccttaataaaccCATGGTGATGGGAGTTCAAAGAGGGTTTTGGAAGAACATTGTATCtaggattattaatgataaattggtgatgtttatgttagatattgactaatctaagcttattaagcATATATTTTCCACTTTtagcgttgaatttcggaattggagacttagggtttatacccaacttgggggttttgcttgaaatcagaaattaggctaatccttgagttaaatcaacaattagtggttgggttatgattacctagtacttaatttggtattttgtcccgaattttccattttgcccttgtgggcccgtttccccaatttctagggttagaattgacctaattgaaatagtagcaatattagtatcattcttcatgatttctaatgtagaattcgattatgcttaaactactttggttctgaggttcagcggaagggcaaggcaaaggagcgagttgttggtgttgcggttcggcaatccaggtaggttatggcttgcctttggtgagacttcgtatagcgaaacacatatttagattataatgtcggagacagcatgtgaaccttcgggtatgaagtcggattggatattgccttaggttgggccctgatgtgtgttgagACTAGTCATCCCGTTACGTGTACTTTAATTTTTCTATTGtgctggcttgatgccatgagtagttggtagatattgaaTTCTGTGTTATCGTCTTGATTGGGATTGAATTGACATACTCGtggttggtatttgtacttggatatgttgttggcgtacccactgttggtacatgtgatattgatatgctgttggcataccactgttggtattgtgatatgatacattgttggcgtacacCGTTATTGGTAATTGTGATATTGAAcctgattgttgatgatttatatacgcattgcacgcattctctcacattcatgatgcatggccgctacccggtgatgatccgataTCGTTGAGTGagtaaactgatattttgataaactcttttacttgagtgattgtgaagaGGCCGATAtccgaagatcaattccggaatcgttaattgtatgaaactgatatttgatagactcttttacttgagtgattgatgatctattccggcatcgttgttgcatggcagATTTCGATGATACtttcggaatcgttgttagtgcatggactccgcgggtcccccagggtagTGCCGGTGataaccccccgtgggcaaagatctggggtcccgtctgtctgttgggcaaagatcggGGACAaatggcacttagacttcgcgagtcacgctgggttgttcTACGGAGACGTCGATGTTTcagtccggagtacatgtgtacacctcatttgcatggtaTTGCactgcattcataccattattgcactgcattacattatgatttgattgagatgctcttgtattattcagactagaccctaaGGGTGTTTATTATCTTCCGCACTTTCTACTacttacatataaatatatcgtgagacttacgtatttattctattcCGCTGTTTTAACTTCATTCTTTTaggtatttattcattgttgagttgagggttcgcttatcgaggtggaAAGGTAAATGCCCACACGGCCtaagcaaaatgggtcgtgacaaaatttTGTCCTTCAGGCAGAATTTACATGGCacaggcagaatttgcatgggcagAAATTCTGCCTGTGCGgcccaaattctgccttaaggcagaatttcgctgggcagatttgcaaaattttaattatgccttgaggcagaattttgcaaagtctgccttgcgaaattctgTCTtgcaaatttatttattttttactgagctggggttcgaacccacaacctcggggtgttaggcgaggggtaaaacttaaagaccaccaatttgaagggcaaaaattaaagaccaacccaaatAAAGGGCAATccgggcaaaaaaaaaatgtttctaaAACCgaaacaattcataaataagttttcaaaaaacACGTAAAAATTTCTCTATAAACATTTCCACAAAAAGCTATTTCCAAAATTGTATTCTAGAAATTCTTCCGGCAAATTAGTTCGCAACAAATTATACCAATCTAAATTTATAaacgggaaattttcaaaatatacagcttttgaaaatattaCTCCACGTAGcctattatacaatattatacaacattatacctgGGGGgaaaagcattatacataatgtatcaaccttgtataaagtgtataaaaggtgtttatacacaaatatgcttttatacacaaatatgttgaaaatcgggtgtttatacacaaagtAAGAGCTATGTgacgtaaatattttcaaaaaaagacaTAGTGCGTAATTTTCCCTTTATAAACGCCAccttaaaatttaaacatattAATTCTTTTACTTTACATTATTAATATGGAAGAGCAAACTGGTAGCAGTGAGCATGAGACTATTTGGGGAGATATAGAGCCAGTTTGGCCAAGCGGcaaaaaattacttattttgataagtgcttttcttcaaattgtttttcaaaaaagtaacTTTTTGTGAGAATCAGTTTGTTTTTAGTTATAcatttaaaaaagggaaaaataacaatatatGACAATTAGGGTAAAATAATTACTCAATTTTGcccactttttattttttacgcACGTTAGCTGTAATTTAGCCGACGAGCACTAGTGTCATTACTTTCCTAATTTAGGCTTTCGCTTGGTTTCTTGGGTTGTGTCGGCACTATTGGACTTTTTTGTTCCTCTATTTGTTTTGAACTTATGTTTTTTGCTGttgtttattattaataaatatcCCACTAAGTTTCTTAGGGgttgccaaaagaaaaaatgtgtataaacaCGTCTTATActttattatacacttttatacggTGTAGAAGTGTGTATAGACACCTtttatacattatgtataaacaCCTATTGTATAAGTATGGataatattgtatactagtATAGATGTGTTTTTCACCTCTTGTATAAATTTGTATGATCTTGTATACCCAGTGTAATAGTGTGTACAAACACCTCTTATACCTATTATACACTTCTACACAAGGTTGATACGTTATCTACTCcaggtgtataaagttgtatattattGTACAATTCGTATACCGTGAAAAAGTCGTTATGCgggtgtaatttaaaaatatggctacgcaaatgtaattttgtatgttagattgtacattattgaaatttcccctataaaaaaaaaacttctaatTACTTTTGATTATACGCAGATTCTATTTGTctaatcttttttaaaaagtatttattGAGTATCAAATTACGAAAAGGACAAGTATCGATAAACCTTTAGATTAAGCTTATTTCATAGAGAGAAGTCATTTAAAATTATGAAAGACTTTAATTACGTTTTTCTCGtatttactaaaaattaaaatgtacatcttaaaattttcaatcaatataatacatacaaaatcaaagaaaatattaaatattggTCAACATGATGatttaaatatactaaaaatactacccaaaattaatttcaaacTATTTCAGAAATTATAAATCACTATATATGGGGAATTCAccacaaaaataagtagaatCTTTCATACCTCACGATCTCGACGATTTCATCCCTAATTTTATCACGCAACGTTTTCAAAATAGTGCATCTTATGGTAATTTGATCTATGCCTGAAATCTTATAAATTGAATTTTCGATGTTAATAAAAAAGACTATTATATTCTTATCAAATATGCTATTTTGTTTTTGGACTATCGAAAATGTTTTTCTATAAACTTGGAAGCACAGTATTATTTAGAGACTAATATATTGGACTTAAGAATCAAAATGAGTTGCTATACGTAAATATGTATAATTGGAAATTAATGAATTAATAAGGGATATACTTGACAAATAGATATTTATTATAGGGATTTTTTgccttgaaaaaaataattttctggTTCTGGTTCTGCTTTTCATGAAGCGAAAATTTTGCTTCTCCCAATCCGCAAAAAAAACTGctttatttaaaagtatttttactTATTGGTGAAACACCTCAAATGCTTTTCCTCTAAGTACTTTCGGCCTCAAAACCGCTTAGCCGAACAAGCTCCTGGTTTTGTAAACGATTacaaatgatattttaattatatgattatgatcatGATCATGTAAAGAAATGGATATTGGCTCTAACTATAACCTATGTGGGACTCAAACACCCCCTTGCACGCCCAAGAGTGAACATCTATAGCGTGGATAATTTAATATGGGATCTAACATCAGGAAACCAAAAATTGAGAAGGGTTCTGCTCCAATACcatataaaaaaatgaattttgcaTTTGTTAACTCAACCGTCAAttaaagctagctcatgagtcAAAAAATAAGAATTGCCCAAATAACATAAAGAGACTAACCATCTCATTAATAATCGGTGTGGGACTCGAACTGATCATTTCACTGGAGATTagcaacaaaaatatatacGAGATAGCATAGAAGctcattttctttattattgaGATTCAAATTCGGGTAATACACTCCAAGTTGTGCTTTTTCCATTGAATTGTCTCGACACCTATGGGTCACCCTGACTAAGGTCGAGAACGTAATTTGTCAACATATATCTCTTTCCTACTATTTAGGTAGCAATAATGTGTCGCATATGCCAAAGATGAACCTGTCCATTGTCACATTTCGCCACAAAAAATTGCCAAAGACCTGAGTTTTGCAGTTTAGGTGATAAACAGTACATTTGTTGTATAATGAAAAAACTCAATTATTGTCAatgatttttctcttttagCATGTGAAAAAGTCAATGGGACAATGTACAAATGGTCCTACACTTGATTTTCTATATTATGAAAATGTTTACTCAAAGTTTAACTCCAATTGCTGGGGGGGACCCTACATTACAATTATTTCTTGGTGCATAAAAGACAAATCATTACTATAATTTTGCATAATATTTTGTTTGCATTAACACGTTATTAGATGAATaggaaataaaaaaagtttttatttctTACTTTAATTAGTCGTTGTCCTTTCTTAATAAGAGACTATCAACACTTCTTGTCCGAATCTAATTTGACCTTTTAGCCACAACGGAAGACATTATTTGAAGTGATTTGATCAATCATCAATCCATTAATCGCTTTCGTCCGTAGAATTAATTAGAGCATAACTTAAAGCATTCATATTTGGACCACAAGGAAATTACTATGGGCCAGAATGCGCATAAAAAATTgggaaacttacataaacaaTTTCACCTTTTAACAAACTTTTCTAAcaatttataaatactttttctatatttacaaatcgtagctagtttttgttatatttcattgtatttcgCGTTTTAAAATACGGAAATACACGGAAATACAAAGTTCTACTGAGTtcgcatttttgaaatacac encodes:
- the LOC132062056 gene encoding uncharacterized protein LOC132062056; the encoded protein is MSMIFDLSDDDYKQKVYDEINKLEKYARKPTQRMFYYPRLTPQEVLFEEQEYILNNSYNGKHIYEWNSDGYTKRQIYTVVHRMIMYSTICKANSNGDRNIAKMIIAGTAGTTPGQNVVYSLVINIIEHFFGRWSDNSENIRTMLQHLRCKTLISFRWYKDVFLSRVMELPECNNTHWKSKFIVGLPSLFAERVRKALTKGETSINYDEYTYDKLIGTCIQKGSSLCNEIKLNQTRRFRFDSDTSESSTSNEDLTVLENESYISSDSDEERARVLM